The uncultured Desulfuromonas sp. genome contains the following window.
TGTTCTTTGGCTTGAACCAACGTGAATTACGTCGAACCATCCCGGCCTATCAGGTGCTGGAGATGGGGCAGTATCTCATGGCGGAAAAGCATTTTGATGCGGCACTGACTCTGTATCGCCGCTTTATCAGTGACCGTCCCAGCGATGACCAGCTCGACCAGGCTTACCTGGGAGCTGGCATTGCCTTGCTCAACAAGGAAAACTGCCACCCTAGTGCTCATCAGTATTTTCTCTCTGTTCTCGATGTCAGCCACGATCAGGGGCTCGTCAATGAAGCGCGTCGTTATCTCGATGTGATCGATGGCCACTGCCGGCAACGCGACTGGTCGCGACCAAACGCGTGATAGCCTTTGGTGGGTTTCTCTGCGAGTGATATTTTGCTCACATTATCTTGTTTGCCTGTGAGAGTGGTTGCAAGAGGCGTCGTTAGAATGTTGGGACGGTATCGTGTGGGCCCTACAATTGAATTTTGCGGTCGGAGCGACGTCAGCCGCTCCTGCCGGGGCAAGTTGACACACTTGTATGTGTCGCAGTGCTACTGCGCCTTGGGCGTAAAGCTACAGAAATTGTTTTTGCCCCGGTGCTTGGCGCGGTACATGGCGATGTCGGCACATTGCAGCAGTCCTTCTGCCGTTGTCGCGTCCTGTGGGTAACAGGCAATGCCGATGCTGGCATTGATCGACACGTCATGGTTGGCAATCTCAACGGAGGGGTGAAGCTGTTTAAATAACTTTTTGGCCATCAGTTCACCGTCGTTGCCGTTGTGAACCGTGGACAACAGTACAACAAACTCATCTCCGCTCAGTCTGGCGACAGTATCACTTTTGCGTACCGCACTTTTCAGGCGTGCTGCGACCTCGCACAGATAATCATCCCCTCCGGAATGTCCAAAACGATCATTGACGGATTTGAACTTGTCCAAGTCGATAAACAACAATGCCAGATGGTCGTTGTCGCGTTCAGCACGTTTAACCGTCTGGTTGAGCCGGTCCATAAACAGTCGCCGGTTGGGAAGCCCGGTCAGAGCATCGTAATAAGCCAATTGTTCGATTTTTTTCTGAGCAAGGTGAAACTCCGTGATATCTTCAATGCTTATAAAAACTTCGTCGGGATGGTTTTTGCCGCTGAAAAACTGGGGAACCGCATCGACACGAATCCAGCATTGTCGTCTGTGGCGTGGATGGGTAAAACCCATGATCACACCTTTAACGACTTCGCCACGATTCAGAGCGACGAGTCCCGGATACTGCCGCCAGGGGAATTCACTGCCGTCTTCGCTGAACAAATTGCCTTTTAGAGAGCGAATTGACAGCTTGATGAGTTGCTCCAGGGGCATGCCGGTGATCTCTTCGGCGGCCGGGTTGGCAGAAACAACATGACCATCGGCGGCCACATAGATGACGCCCTGCGTCAGGTTTTCATACAATGCCCGAAAGCGATGTTGGCTCTGATGCAGTTGTTTTTCGGAATACAGAAACGTGATAAGAAATCGCGAAGCGACCAAATAGAGTATTGCACTACTGACCAGGATGAATACGCCATCGCGGATATCTTTGATACAGGGGATGTTTGGGAGGCAGCAGTTGTCCATCAGCCAATTGGAGCCGTAGATCCACAGTGTGCTTGTAACCAGGTAGGCACTGGTCACCTGCAGCGCTGTAATCTTGCGGCACATCTTTTTGAATTTGGCATAGTTGGTCATGATGTTGCAGTCGCCTCCGATATATTGAATTAGAGTATAGCATTTCCTGAAAGTGTAGCAAAAGTGAGTCTTTATTCTTTTTTTCGGCTCGTTATTGACCAGATGTTAGAGATCTCTTCGATTTTAAGGCGATTGTTAAATGTATTATTTTCTTGATTATGAAGAACCGTTGTTTCGGCCCCCCTCTGAAGGGCGGTCATTGATCTTGCAAGCGACTATCGGTTGCAGTCAGAATCAGTGTCGCTTTTGCGGCATGTACAAAATGAAACAGTTTCGTATTCGATCTGTCGATGAATTGGCGGATGATCTGCACCGGTTACCCAGAGAACTCCGCCAGGGTGTGCAGCGGGTGTTTCTTGCCGATGGCGATGCGCTGATCTATCCCTTTGACGGATTGGTCGAGGTTCTCGATCTGTTACAGCGGGAATTGCCCGCGCTGACCCGCGTTTCCAGTTATGCCTCACCCAAAAGTTTGGTGAGTAAGTCACCCGAGGAGCTGCGGCAACTGCGCAGCAAGAAGTTGCGTATCCTCTACTTTGGTCTGGAAAGTGGTGATGATGAGACCTTGCGGTTGGCGAATAAAGGCTATGATGCCGAGACCATGCGTGATCAGGCGCTCAAGGCACGTCAGGCAGGTATGAAATTGTCGGTCACGGCGATCCTCGGACTTGCAGGGCGGCGGCGCAGCCATGAGCATGCTGTGGCCACGGCCGCGTGGGTCAATGCGGTGTCACCGGAATATTTTTCGTTGCTGACCATGTTTCACCGTCATAACGAAGCGTTCTATCGCAGCATCGAACCGCTCAGCCACGGCGAAATTCTTCAGGAAACCGTGGAAATGCTCGAACACCTGCATCCGCAGCGCACCATTTTGCGCTCCAACCATGTGTCCAATTTTCTCAATTTGGCCGGAAGTTATCCCAAGGATCGACAGGCATTGCTTGAAACGGCGCGCCAGGCGTTACAGCAGGGCCGCCAGGATTCGCGCTGGTTTGATGAGGTTCCCGCTTATCACGAGCAGATGTATTGAAAAGATAGTGGAAAGTGCTGAGTTTTGGGTTGAAAGTAACAAAGCGAAGCTCGCAGGTGCGAACTTCGCCTTGTTTATTAGAGCAAAGGTGCCTGTAAAAGAAGTCAGGCTTCCGCTTTCCACAGACCGTGCAGGTTGCAATATTCGCGAGCGGTAATTTTTTCCGCCGAGACGCAGAACGAGGCTTGCGGCTTGTCACCAGGATTGAGGAATGCGCGATAGCTTTTGCCGTCGGCAATCAGTTCAATCCACTCAATGTAGTGTTCATCGGTCATAGGATGCTCAACACTGCCGACAGTAATGGTGTAACCGGTGTCGGTTTTTTCAATGACCGGCACGTGTTTTTCTTGCGCCGCATCTGTGGTGTTGGCATCGAGCAGTTTCATATCGCTGCCACAGCAGACCAGAGCACCGGCTCCCGTGTGCAGAACTTCAACGATGTTGCCACAAACTTCACATTTATACACGCCTTGTTGCGATGTCATACATCCTCCTTAACGTTGGTGTGAATTAATAAGACTAAATGGTTTTTCACGGCAGCGTTCAGTGTAGCAAACTGTCTTGATTACGCAACAGATCATCGTCACCGTTTTGTTGTTGGCGGCGGTGCAATTCGAGAATAATGCCATCGGCCAGGCCAAATTTCGGGACGAAGATTTTTTCAATTCCCGCCCATTTCATCGCCGCCAGATAGATCTTGGCCGCCGGAACGATTACATCGGCGCGGCTGGGCTTAAGTTTGAAGCGACTTACCCGCTCATTTTCATCCAGCACTTTGAGTTTCAGGTAGACCTTTTTCAATTGTTCACGACTCATGGCCTGTTGTTCCGAGCGCTTGGCAAGGCGATGCAGTCGACCAATGTTGCCGCCACTGCCAATGCCCAGCACCTGGCTTTCCTGAACATGCTCTTCAATCCAGTTCTGCATGCGGCCCCACTCTGATTTGTCCACCACTTTTTCCAGCAGACGAACCGTGCCAAGGCGAAAG
Protein-coding sequences here:
- a CDS encoding sensor domain-containing diguanylate cyclase, which gives rise to MTNYAKFKKMCRKITALQVTSAYLVTSTLWIYGSNWLMDNCCLPNIPCIKDIRDGVFILVSSAILYLVASRFLITFLYSEKQLHQSQHRFRALYENLTQGVIYVAADGHVVSANPAAEEITGMPLEQLIKLSIRSLKGNLFSEDGSEFPWRQYPGLVALNRGEVVKGVIMGFTHPRHRRQCWIRVDAVPQFFSGKNHPDEVFISIEDITEFHLAQKKIEQLAYYDALTGLPNRRLFMDRLNQTVKRAERDNDHLALLFIDLDKFKSVNDRFGHSGGDDYLCEVAARLKSAVRKSDTVARLSGDEFVVLLSTVHNGNDGELMAKKLFKQLHPSVEIANHDVSINASIGIACYPQDATTAEGLLQCADIAMYRAKHRGKNNFCSFTPKAQ
- a CDS encoding desulfoferrodoxin, with protein sequence MTSQQGVYKCEVCGNIVEVLHTGAGALVCCGSDMKLLDANTTDAAQEKHVPVIEKTDTGYTITVGSVEHPMTDEHYIEWIELIADGKSYRAFLNPGDKPQASFCVSAEKITAREYCNLHGLWKAEA
- a CDS encoding radical SAM protein; this encodes MYYFLDYEEPLFRPPSEGRSLILQATIGCSQNQCRFCGMYKMKQFRIRSVDELADDLHRLPRELRQGVQRVFLADGDALIYPFDGLVEVLDLLQRELPALTRVSSYASPKSLVSKSPEELRQLRSKKLRILYFGLESGDDETLRLANKGYDAETMRDQALKARQAGMKLSVTAILGLAGRRRSHEHAVATAAWVNAVSPEYFSLLTMFHRHNEAFYRSIEPLSHGEILQETVEMLEHLHPQRTILRSNHVSNFLNLAGSYPKDRQALLETARQALQQGRQDSRWFDEVPAYHEQMY